In Legionella israelensis, the genomic window TTATTCAGTCTGAAGAAATCAAATGGGCCGACAGTAAACAAAGTGAACTTAATCAATCCTATGAAATCCTGAGTAAAAACGTTCTCTCCGATACAATGCTTGATGGGAATAATATTGAAACCATTATCACTGAGCAAATTGAACTCCTGCGTCAACTTGATTTTGAAAATGACGCTACAGAAAAAGAGCATGAATCATTGCTAAAGTGTCTCTCTACAATTTCCACCATAATGGAAAAATTAAGCTCTTTTCATCGTTATGAACAAACATCCAATCCAGAATTTACCAATCAAATGGCAGCTATGTTGCATACTCGTTTATTTAGTAAAAGCATGCAGCATTTGCTTTCAGGAATTGAAGATAAAAATCAATGGATACCATTAAACAATGACAGCACGATTCCTAACTTATTTACCGTGCGAATGAGTACCTTACTTTCGGAAATGCTGCGCGTCTCTCAAAAGTTACAGCTCGAGCAACCCTCAGAAATTAAAAATACAGTTAATCGATTAAAAGAAAAAACAGAAAATCTGTCTAAAAAATACAAAAAGATTTTGTTTTTAGGCGAAATTCTGGATGAATATATCGATGCCATGCTTAACACTGTATTGCAACCCAGTAATGGCAGTGAACAGGATGATGTGGAACAATATTTCAACGCCCTAAAAGAATTAAAAATTGATGAACAACTTACTTTAGATTCAATTAAAGTAGCCATGTCTACTTCTTTATTTAATTCTATGTTAGGAAGCACCTCTCATGTTCAAGATTCTATTGTTATTTCAAATATTCAAAGTTTAACTTCATCGCTCCTTGAAAACAGTGATTTACCTTATGAAGACACCAGATCGAGTCTGTTTCCATATATTATTTTAACAAAAGATAAAATTATTAAGGGAATAGATGATCGTCATTTTGAAACGGTAAAAAATCAATTACAAACTTTACATGTATTTTATATCAGCTTTCTTTCAGAGTATTTTAAAAGCGAAGAGCTTGATCCGGCGGGCATTCAACAGCTGTTTTATGCTTTAGAAGAAATACAAAAGGCCTTACTTGATGCCGGAATCCCTGTACCCAACGCCAAACCAAATAAAATGCTCGAGGCTATTCAAGTCTATCAACGCCTTAATGTTGCGGACAATTCTCTCAGGCCACATGATTCCATTGATGAGTTGATTGTCGATCATTCATTGACTGGCATTGTTGATTATAAATTAATCGGGAAGGGAAATCGTGGAGTGGTGTATTCACTGTACACTGAAAACAATGAATTAGGCGATAAATGCTTAAAAACCGATGAAGATCCCATACGGGCATCCCATGAATACAATATACTTAAAAAACTCAACAAAAATAAGCAATTAAAGATATACAGGCTCAAAGGCTCTTTTGCCTTTGAAATTCCAAGAGCACCGGGCAGCTCTGCTCAAGATTATTTTAATCAGGAAAGAACAGATGAAGAAAAAGAACAATTTCTCCAATCTCTATTTTCAAAGCTTTTAGAACTCCACGAACATGGCATAATCCACCGCGATTTGAAGCTGGATAATATTTTTTATGAGCCTGAAACACAAACCTGTACTATTATTGACTTTGGCCGGGCGATAAACATCGATGACAGTGATCCACAATACAGCTTGTTTGACTCCTTTCAAAGTTCAAATACAGCTTACAAAATATTTAGAAAGATACAATTATCTCTGCAGCCACATGTTGCGCCAGAGTACATGGACCCCAACGCCTCGAGTGACACAATAGGCCCCTGGTCTGATTACTATTCATTTGGAGTGATTGCAGAATTATTGCTTCCTGGTAACCATAATTATCCAGATGCTCTATTTGAGGATCCTGCTTTGCGGAGAGAAGCATATCAATGGCAAAAAAGTCTCTTTATTGGTAATGAGTCATCTATTGATGTTGACCCATTCTCTAAGGAAGAGGATTCATCATTAGAGGATTCTACTGTGAGGAGCAAGGCTTATGAAAGTCAAAAAACTCTCTTTATTGATGAATCCTCTATTGATATTGATGATTTCTTTAATGAAGAAGACTCCTCTAACGAGAATTATTCATTTAAACTCAATCAGGACGAAGTAATAAAATTCATTCAATTTAAAAAAATCAGTAAAATAATTAACATGGGCGCCATCGCACTAAAAGATTATTGCGATAAGGCCAAAAACTTTGATCGTTCAATGTTTTTCAAACATAATGCTAATGGAAGAAAAATCGCCCTTCAAGCAATGGAAGCCTGGAATAAAGACCTATGGCATTGCCTGTCTACCTATAATAATCAAATCACTGACGGCCAAGATGCCACTGAGTGTTTAAATATTTTAAATCAAGAAATCAAACGATCCTTCTTAAAATTATTTAAAAACATAAAATCCAGTAGCCACAAAAAACATTCCTTCCGAAATTATGTTTTTGTCTTGGCACAAGATATTCAAACTACATTTGATCTAGATCTTGTCATCGGCAAGGAGCATTTAAAAAGCGCTCATTTGGCAGAAGGAAGTTCCAAATCCTATGATGATTCTACATCTGTCATGGATGATGAATACGATATTCAGGAAGGAAATTATTTTAATCAGATTCAGGAAACAAACCTGTCAAAGCAGGATTGGGACAAGATAATTTCAGACCTTAAATCTGAATATCCTTCAGATTCAAACGGCTCAGATCTGTCACTGGCAGAGCAGCTCGCATGGGTTAGAGGAGGACGATAAATTTAGATGCAATAGACCGCGGTTGTTGATGCCGCGGTAATTCGTAGGCTTAACTTTCAACTTATCAATTCGTAGAGGATTCTGATAAACATAACGCTACCAATATCTTTTAACCTATTTGCTTTTACTGGCAAAATGAATATTATAGGTTATTCTTTTTTGTTCTCCAACTTGTTCCTGTAGGACCATCTTCCAGTTCAATTCCTTTTAAAATCAGTAAATCCCTTATTTCATCTGCTTTTTGCCAGTTGCGTTGGGCACGGGCTTCCAGTCGTTGTTGAATCAAGTCTTCTATCTCTTTTTTATCAACTTCTTTAAGACCACCCTGCAAGAAAGAAATAGCGGAACTCTGCATAATACCTAATATGGAAGCCATATGTTTTAAGGTTGCTACTAAGACGGGATCATATCTTTTATTCACTTCGTGACTTAGTTGAAACATAACAGATAAAGCCTCAGGCGTATTAAAATCATCATTCATGGCCTCATTAAATTGGCTCAGCCATTGCTCATCGAGATGTTGTGCATGATCTTCTAAAGGTACATCTTTAATGGTTTGGTATAGTCGAGTTAATCCTCTGGCAGCATTGTGCAGGTTTTCTTCAGAATAATTGAGAGGACTGCGATAATGACTGCTTAATAGAAAATAACGAACCACCTCAGAATGATGTACTTTTAAAACATCCTGAATGGTGAAAAAATTTCCTAAGGATTTGGCCATTTTTTCATTATTGACTTGTAACATCCCTACATGAATCCAATAATTTGCAAGGGCTTTACCACTAACAGCTTCACTTTGAGCAATTTCATTTTCATGATGAGGAAACTGCAAATCCAATCCTCCTCCATGAATGTCAAAATGTTCCCCAAGCTCATGCATGGACATGGCAGAGCATTCAATGTGCCACCCCGGCCTACCCTCACCCCAGGGCGAAGGCCAACTGGGCTCTGCGAGTTTTGCCTTTTTCCATAAAACAAAATCGAGCGGAGAGCGTTTTTCCTTAACAATGTCTACGCGAGCACCAGACATTAAACCCTCAATGTCTTTATGAGACAATTTTCCATAATCCTTAAACTTCTCTACCTGATAACAGACATCTCCATTTTCACTGATATAGGCATACCCTTTTTTGAGCAGACGCTCAATTAACTGGATAATGGAATCGATATGTGTAGTAGCACGAGGTTCGATATCTGGCAGAAGAATGTTTAAAGCCCGCATATCCTCATGCATGGCGGTGATATATTGCTCGGTCAATGCTTCTATGGATATATTTCTTTCTGCAGCACGGGCAATGATCTTATCATCAATATCGGTAATATTACGGACAAATTTAACCTTAAAGCCCTGGGAGCGCAAAAACCTGACCATGACATCAAAGCAAACCATTGAGCGAGCATGCCCTAGATGGCAACGATCATAAACGGTAATGCCACATACATAAAGCCCAATTTTCCCGGGTGTTATGGGTTTAAACTTTTCCTTGGTACGTGTTAATGAATTATATACCTGTAACATTTATGATCCCCTTAACTTATTTTTCCCCAGGTATCTTTCAAGTCTACCACGCGGTGAAAAGCCTGAACTTTTCTCTCAGTAACTTTGTTGACGCAATAATAACCCAGTCGCTCAAATTGAAAAACCTCACCTTCCGGCTGAAAAGCCAGTGAAGGCTCGCAAAATCCTTTCTGCTCCTTCAGTGAATCATGATTTAAAAACTGAAAATA contains:
- a CDS encoding protein kinase domain-containing protein, with protein sequence MNANEIKQILITLYQQLSEFFTIYNNMTLVSQRVIQSEEIKWADSKQSELNQSYEILSKNVLSDTMLDGNNIETIITEQIELLRQLDFENDATEKEHESLLKCLSTISTIMEKLSSFHRYEQTSNPEFTNQMAAMLHTRLFSKSMQHLLSGIEDKNQWIPLNNDSTIPNLFTVRMSTLLSEMLRVSQKLQLEQPSEIKNTVNRLKEKTENLSKKYKKILFLGEILDEYIDAMLNTVLQPSNGSEQDDVEQYFNALKELKIDEQLTLDSIKVAMSTSLFNSMLGSTSHVQDSIVISNIQSLTSSLLENSDLPYEDTRSSLFPYIILTKDKIIKGIDDRHFETVKNQLQTLHVFYISFLSEYFKSEELDPAGIQQLFYALEEIQKALLDAGIPVPNAKPNKMLEAIQVYQRLNVADNSLRPHDSIDELIVDHSLTGIVDYKLIGKGNRGVVYSLYTENNELGDKCLKTDEDPIRASHEYNILKKLNKNKQLKIYRLKGSFAFEIPRAPGSSAQDYFNQERTDEEKEQFLQSLFSKLLELHEHGIIHRDLKLDNIFYEPETQTCTIIDFGRAINIDDSDPQYSLFDSFQSSNTAYKIFRKIQLSLQPHVAPEYMDPNASSDTIGPWSDYYSFGVIAELLLPGNHNYPDALFEDPALRREAYQWQKSLFIGNESSIDVDPFSKEEDSSLEDSTVRSKAYESQKTLFIDESSIDIDDFFNEEDSSNENYSFKLNQDEVIKFIQFKKISKIINMGAIALKDYCDKAKNFDRSMFFKHNANGRKIALQAMEAWNKDLWHCLSTYNNQITDGQDATECLNILNQEIKRSFLKLFKNIKSSSHKKHSFRNYVFVLAQDIQTTFDLDLVIGKEHLKSAHLAEGSSKSYDDSTSVMDDEYDIQEGNYFNQIQETNLSKQDWDKIISDLKSEYPSDSNGSDLSLAEQLAWVRGGR
- the cysS gene encoding cysteine--tRNA ligase, which gives rise to MLQVYNSLTRTKEKFKPITPGKIGLYVCGITVYDRCHLGHARSMVCFDVMVRFLRSQGFKVKFVRNITDIDDKIIARAAERNISIEALTEQYITAMHEDMRALNILLPDIEPRATTHIDSIIQLIERLLKKGYAYISENGDVCYQVEKFKDYGKLSHKDIEGLMSGARVDIVKEKRSPLDFVLWKKAKLAEPSWPSPWGEGRPGWHIECSAMSMHELGEHFDIHGGGLDLQFPHHENEIAQSEAVSGKALANYWIHVGMLQVNNEKMAKSLGNFFTIQDVLKVHHSEVVRYFLLSSHYRSPLNYSEENLHNAARGLTRLYQTIKDVPLEDHAQHLDEQWLSQFNEAMNDDFNTPEALSVMFQLSHEVNKRYDPVLVATLKHMASILGIMQSSAISFLQGGLKEVDKKEIEDLIQQRLEARAQRNWQKADEIRDLLILKGIELEDGPTGTSWRTKKNNL